The proteins below come from a single bacterium genomic window:
- a CDS encoding retropepsin-like aspartic protease: MRIQLRDGLPYITASIGYHGRQVQLQSVLLDTGSAGSIFSTDRLLDIGLQYEPDDLVHRIRGIGGAEFVFTKMVDQLALGELRVSNFEIEVGAMDYGFEIDGIVGMDFLTKIGAVIDLARLEVLQSLA, translated from the coding sequence ATGAGGATTCAACTCCGAGACGGTTTACCGTACATCACCGCCAGCATTGGGTATCATGGCCGGCAAGTACAGCTCCAGAGTGTCTTGTTGGATACTGGTTCGGCAGGGAGCATCTTTTCAACCGACCGGCTATTGGATATCGGCCTTCAATATGAGCCAGATGATCTGGTGCATCGTATCCGCGGCATCGGCGGCGCTGAGTTTGTCTTCACAAAAATGGTTGATCAGCTTGCCTTGGGCGAGCTTCGGGTCAGTAATTTCGAAATAGAAGTCGGTGCCATGGATTACGGTTTTGAGATTGATGGCATTGTGGGCATGGATTTCCTGACCAAAATTGGTGCGGTCATCGATCTCGCCCGCTTGGAAGTGCTCCAATCATTGGCGTAG
- a CDS encoding type II toxin-antitoxin system RelB/DinJ family antitoxin — protein sequence MAKEAMIRARIEPHLKAEVEDIFQELGLSITEAITLFYKQVKLNKGLPFEVRIPNETTVKTFQDTDAGRKIVRTKDARDMFNKLGL from the coding sequence ATGGCAAAAGAAGCGATGATACGAGCGCGAATAGAACCCCACCTCAAGGCAGAAGTAGAAGACATCTTCCAAGAACTGGGACTTTCCATCACCGAAGCCATCACGCTGTTTTACAAGCAAGTCAAGTTGAACAAAGGCTTACCGTTTGAAGTCCGTATACCCAATGAGACGACAGTGAAGACGTTTCAAGACACCGACGCGGGGCGCAAGATTGTTCGGACTAAAGATGCGCGAGACATGTTTAACAAGTTGGGACTGTGA
- a CDS encoding type II toxin-antitoxin system YafQ family toxin, with protein sequence MRTPSYARQFERDVKRMQKRGKDLQKLKSVLSSLIAEEQLAERYQDHTLIGNYKGRRECHLEPDWLLIYKLAGNKIIFERTGTHSDLFE encoded by the coding sequence ATGCGCACACCGAGCTATGCCCGACAATTTGAGCGCGATGTCAAACGAATGCAAAAACGCGGCAAAGACCTGCAAAAACTCAAGTCCGTCCTATCGAGCCTGATAGCGGAAGAACAATTAGCTGAACGATATCAAGACCACACCTTGATTGGAAACTACAAAGGCCGACGAGAGTGTCACCTGGAGCCAGACTGGCTACTGATTTACAAATTGGCCGGCAACAAGATCATCTTTGAGCGCACAGGGACACATTCTGATTTATTTGAATGA
- the tssB gene encoding type VI secretion system contractile sheath small subunit, protein MAKEGSVAPRERVNIVYKPATGGAQEEIELPLKLVMMGDYTLRPDDTPLENRKVINIDKDNFNEVMRKQELGTTISVADQLSGEAGAQMAVNLKFNTLKDFEPESMVNQVPELKKLLELRNELTALKGPLGNIPAFRKKIQQILGDETARERLLQELGVGEEKAGD, encoded by the coding sequence ATGGCTAAAGAAGGATCAGTAGCCCCAAGAGAACGGGTGAATATCGTCTATAAACCCGCTACCGGTGGGGCGCAAGAAGAAATTGAGCTGCCGCTCAAGTTGGTTATGATGGGGGATTACACCCTCCGTCCTGATGACACTCCCTTGGAAAATCGCAAGGTAATCAACATTGACAAGGACAACTTCAACGAGGTGATGCGCAAGCAAGAGCTAGGGACAACCATAAGTGTGGCTGACCAGCTTTCAGGTGAGGCAGGGGCTCAAATGGCGGTTAACCTTAAATTTAATACGCTTAAGGATTTTGAGCCGGAATCGATGGTCAACCAGGTGCCGGAACTTAAGAAGTTGCTTGAGCTTCGGAATGAACTCACCGCCCTGAAGGGTCCCCTGGGGAACATCCCTGCCTTTCGTAAAAAAATCCAGCAAATACTTGGCGATGAGACGGCCCGGGAACGTCTGCTCCAGGAATTGGGTGTAGGAGAAGAAAAGGCCGGAGATTAA
- a CDS encoding Hcp family type VI secretion system effector — protein MPMPFHMEPTGKNQGKIDGSCEQKGREATILCEAFKHEVRIPRDPQSGLPTGKRVHEPLTITKMYDKASPKLYQALCTGERFSDVTLKWYRIDPSGMEEHYFTIKLENAIIVSMRPWTPNCLDPATESFQHMEDVSFTYEKIIWTWEPDGIESEDSWLVPV, from the coding sequence ATGCCAATGCCGTTCCATATGGAACCAACCGGGAAGAATCAGGGCAAGATCGATGGGTCTTGTGAGCAAAAAGGAAGGGAGGCCACCATTCTTTGTGAGGCCTTCAAACATGAGGTCCGTATTCCGCGCGATCCTCAAAGCGGTTTGCCAACCGGCAAACGGGTCCACGAGCCCCTCACTATTACCAAGATGTATGATAAGGCCTCACCGAAGCTTTATCAGGCCCTGTGTACCGGCGAGCGTTTCTCCGACGTAACCCTCAAGTGGTATCGGATAGACCCTTCCGGCATGGAAGAACACTATTTTACCATCAAGCTGGAGAACGCCATCATTGTCTCGATGAGGCCCTGGACGCCTAATTGTCTTGATCCGGCCACGGAGAGCTTTCAGCATATGGAGGATGTTTCTTTCACCTATGAGAAGATCATCTGGACGTGGGAACCGGATGGAATCGAGAGTGAGGATTCCTGGTTAGTGCCGGTATAA
- the tssC gene encoding type VI secretion system contractile sheath large subunit, translating into MAETTEEEARSLLDEILQETKLKPTEEGYDIARRGVEAFITELLKPARKEEKVDARFIDQMIAEIDKNLSREVDEILHHPDVQKLESAWRGLKLVVDRTDFRENIKIQLLNVSKDELLADFEDSPEIPKSGLYKLIYTAEYGQFGGEPVGAMIANYEFGHRPQDIALLQNVASVATMAHTPFIAAASPKFFGGDDFLKLPNLKDLKAIFEGPQYIKWRSFRESEDARYVGLTLPRFLLRLPYHPESNPVKAFNYEETVTDAHEKYLWGNCSYSFATRLTDSFAKYRWCPNIIGPQSGGAMEDLPLHQFESMGEIETKIPTEVLLSERREFELSEEGFIGLAMRKGSDNAAFFSANSTQKPKYFGQSKEGKEAETNYKLGTQLPYIFVISRLAHYIKVLQREQIGSWKERGDLERELNNWIRQYVADMDNPAPGVRSRRPLRQAQITVEDVEGEPGWYKVDLKVRPHFKYMGAFFTLSLVGKLDKS; encoded by the coding sequence ATGGCTGAAACTACTGAAGAAGAGGCTAGATCACTCCTTGACGAGATATTACAGGAAACAAAGCTAAAGCCAACAGAAGAAGGTTATGATATTGCTCGTCGTGGGGTAGAGGCCTTTATTACTGAGCTTCTCAAGCCGGCCAGAAAAGAGGAAAAGGTTGATGCCCGCTTTATTGACCAGATGATTGCGGAAATTGATAAGAATCTCAGTAGGGAGGTGGACGAGATTCTTCATCATCCAGACGTTCAAAAGCTAGAATCAGCCTGGCGTGGTCTTAAATTAGTGGTGGACAGGACTGACTTCCGGGAGAATATCAAGATTCAACTCTTGAATGTCTCTAAGGATGAACTCTTGGCGGACTTTGAGGACTCCCCTGAAATTCCCAAATCAGGCCTCTACAAACTCATATATACGGCTGAATATGGTCAATTTGGTGGTGAGCCAGTGGGGGCAATGATAGCCAACTATGAATTCGGGCATAGACCTCAGGACATTGCTCTGCTTCAGAATGTGGCCAGTGTAGCGACCATGGCCCATACGCCCTTCATTGCGGCGGCTTCACCAAAATTCTTTGGGGGAGATGACTTCCTTAAGCTGCCCAACCTGAAAGACCTGAAGGCCATCTTTGAGGGTCCCCAGTATATCAAGTGGCGATCATTTCGTGAGTCGGAAGACGCCCGATACGTTGGCCTGACCTTACCCCGGTTTCTACTTCGCTTGCCTTATCATCCGGAAAGCAATCCGGTTAAGGCCTTTAATTACGAGGAGACGGTTACTGATGCCCACGAAAAGTATCTGTGGGGTAACTGCTCTTATTCCTTTGCCACTCGCCTGACCGATAGTTTTGCTAAATATCGGTGGTGTCCGAATATCATTGGGCCACAGAGTGGTGGGGCAATGGAGGATTTACCCTTGCATCAGTTTGAATCCATGGGCGAAATAGAGACCAAGATTCCGACGGAGGTCCTTCTCTCTGAACGCCGGGAGTTTGAGTTGTCTGAAGAGGGCTTTATTGGCCTGGCTATGCGTAAAGGAAGTGACAATGCCGCCTTCTTTTCGGCTAATTCGACTCAAAAACCCAAGTATTTTGGTCAGAGCAAAGAGGGGAAAGAGGCGGAAACCAACTACAAACTGGGCACCCAGCTACCGTATATCTTTGTTATCTCTCGCCTGGCCCATTACATTAAGGTGCTTCAGCGGGAGCAAATCGGCAGTTGGAAGGAACGCGGGGATCTGGAGCGCGAATTGAACAACTGGATCAGGCAATATGTGGCTGATATGGATAATCCGGCCCCTGGTGTGCGGAGTCGGCGTCCACTACGGCAGGCCCAGATTACGGTTGAAGATGTGGAAGGCGAGCCGGGCTGGTATAAGGTAGATCTAAAGGTCCGTCCGCATTTTAAGTATATGGGGGCCTTCTTTACCCTCTCGCTGGTGGGTAAACTTGATAAGTCGTAA
- a CDS encoding PIN domain-containing protein, protein MSSQVIGEVCCNLIKKAGFSETEVMEIIDEFYRLYQVIPIDRDIFHEASHLRSVYSFSYWDSFIVSAAIEAGVNTLYSEDMQHGLKIKGLTIINPF, encoded by the coding sequence ATAAGTTCTCAGGTTATCGGGGAAGTATGTTGCAATCTTATCAAGAAGGCTGGCTTCTCAGAAACAGAGGTGATGGAAATAATCGATGAGTTTTATAGACTTTATCAAGTTATACCTATAGATCGTGATATTTTCCATGAAGCATCACACCTCCGTTCGGTTTATTCATTCTCTTATTGGGATAGTTTTATTGTATCCGCTGCTATCGAAGCAGGGGTTAATACCCTTTATTCAGAGGATATGCAGCACGGCTTAAAAATTAAAGGATTAACAATTATCAATCCCTTCTAA